The following coding sequences are from one Canis lupus dingo isolate Sandy chromosome 21, ASM325472v2, whole genome shotgun sequence window:
- the LOC112667885 gene encoding LOW QUALITY PROTEIN: olfactory receptor 52A1-like (The sequence of the model RefSeq protein was modified relative to this genomic sequence to represent the inferred CDS: substituted 1 base at 1 genomic stop codon) — translation MSISNITIFMPSVLTLIGIPGLESVQCWIGIPFCAMYHFAMIGNFLLLIIIKSERSLHEPMYIFLGMLGVTDIVPGTGIVPKMLGIFWLHVPEIYFDSCLLQMGLIHTFECIESGILLAMALDRYVAICYPLKHSGIFTHQLVAQIGAMVTLRAAILVAPSLALIKCRFQFYHTTTISHSYCEHMAIVKLAAENVRVNKIYDLFVAFAVAGFDLTFITMSYIQIFFTVFRLPQKEPHLKAFSTCIAHICVFLQLYFLAFFSFFTXVWYSCPPYIHILFSSLYLLVPPFLNPLVYGAKTKQIRIHVVKMFCS, via the coding sequence ATGTCCATCTCCAACATTACAATCTTCATGCCTTCTGTGTTGACACTAATAGGGATCCCAGGCCTAGAGTCTGTGCAGTGCTGGATTGGGATTCCATTCTGTGCCATGTATCACTTTGCTATGATTGGAAATTTCTTGCTTCTGATCATCATCAAATCAGAGCGCAGCCTCCATGAGCCCATGTATATTTTCTTAGGCATGTTAGGAGTCACAGATATTGTACCTGGCACAGGCATTGTGCCCAAGATGCTTGGAATTTTTTGGCTACATGTACCAGAGATTTATTTTGATTCCTGCTTGCTTCAAATGGGGCTCATCCACACATTTGAGTGCATAGAGTCAGGCATCCTCCTTGCCATGGCCCTGGACCGTTATGTGGCCATCTGTTATCCACTCAAACACAGTGGCATCTTCACCCACCAGCTGGTGGCCCAAATAGGGGCTATGGTAACACTCAGGGCTGCCATTCTGGTAGCCCCATCTTTAGCACTCATAAAGTGTCGGTTTCAATTTTATCATACAACCACCATCTCCCACTCCTACTGTGAGCATATGGCCATTGTGAAACTGGCTGCAGAAAATGTGCGGGTCAACAAAATCTATGACTTGTTTGTGGCATTTGCTGTTGCAGGGTTCGACCTCACCTTCATCACTATGTCCTACATACAGATCTTCTTCACGGTTTTTCGTTTGCCCCAGAAGGAGCCCCACTTGAAAGCATTCAGTACCTGCATCGCCCACATCTGCGTTTTCCTCCAGCTCTACTTCcttgccttcttctccttcttcacaTAGGTTTGGTACTCATGTCCTCCTTATATCCATATCCTCTTTTCTAGCCTCTACTTGCTGGTCCCCCCATTTCTTAATCCACTTGTCTATGGTGCCAAGACCAAGCAAATCCGCATTCACGTGGTAAAGATGTTCTGTTCTTAA